Proteins from a single region of Cytophagaceae bacterium:
- the mnmE gene encoding tRNA uridine-5-carboxymethylaminomethyl(34) synthesis GTPase MnmE, whose product MYQFESICALATPQGIGAIAVIRVSGIDCIDIVNKVFHGKNLQKVAGNTIHFGLIKDGEVIIDEVLVSVFKSPKSFTKEDSIEISTHGSDFIVKNILRLLIKNGCRMARPGEFTQRAFLNGQFDLAQAEAVADLIAADSEASHKIAIEQLRGGFSKKLAFLREELIHFSSLVELELDFGEEDVEFADRDDLKTLIYKILGQINPLIDSFESGNAIKEGIPVAIIGAPNAGKSTLLNALLNEEKAIVTEIAGTTRDVIEDVLYIGGQKFRFIDTAGIRHTTDKVETIGIERSKKALQSAKIVVMLYDNIEDLEYIKQVLKDNPTNSKILWVKNKIDITENQKPYDFDISGEKISISAKEEIGLEELKNKIVSISKLFAAQDTTISNLRHFEHLQKTKEALEEVLTGLDMGVTGDFLAQDIRLALHHLGEITGQITTDDLLANIFGKFCIGK is encoded by the coding sequence TTGTATCAATTTGAAAGTATTTGTGCCTTAGCTACCCCACAGGGGATCGGTGCCATTGCGGTCATCCGAGTTTCGGGCATAGATTGTATTGATATTGTCAACAAGGTTTTTCATGGTAAAAACCTACAAAAAGTTGCGGGTAATACTATACACTTTGGTTTAATCAAAGATGGTGAAGTCATCATTGATGAAGTTTTGGTTAGTGTTTTCAAATCTCCCAAATCTTTTACAAAAGAAGATTCGATAGAAATCAGCACCCATGGAAGTGATTTCATAGTAAAAAATATTCTGAGACTGCTCATCAAAAATGGCTGTCGCATGGCCCGTCCGGGAGAATTTACCCAGCGGGCATTTCTTAACGGGCAGTTTGATTTGGCTCAGGCGGAAGCCGTGGCCGACCTGATTGCTGCTGACTCTGAGGCTTCCCACAAAATTGCAATAGAACAGTTGAGAGGTGGTTTCTCCAAAAAACTGGCATTTCTGAGAGAAGAACTGATTCATTTTTCCAGCCTGGTTGAGTTGGAGCTCGACTTTGGCGAAGAAGACGTGGAATTTGCAGACCGGGATGATCTCAAAACCCTGATTTACAAAATTTTAGGCCAAATCAATCCTTTGATTGACTCCTTCGAAAGTGGAAATGCCATCAAAGAAGGTATCCCGGTGGCCATCATCGGAGCACCCAATGCCGGAAAATCGACTCTGCTCAATGCCCTGCTCAATGAGGAGAAAGCCATTGTAACCGAAATCGCCGGTACAACCCGCGACGTAATCGAGGATGTATTGTATATCGGCGGTCAAAAATTCAGGTTTATTGACACGGCAGGTATCCGCCACACCACCGACAAAGTGGAAACCATCGGTATAGAACGCTCCAAAAAAGCCCTGCAATCTGCCAAAATTGTGGTTATGCTTTATGACAATATTGAAGATCTGGAGTATATCAAGCAGGTTTTAAAAGACAATCCTACTAATAGTAAAATATTGTGGGTAAAGAACAAAATTGATATCACAGAAAATCAGAAACCTTATGATTTTGATATTTCAGGAGAAAAAATTTCAATTTCGGCAAAAGAAGAAATTGGGCTTGAAGAACTGAAAAATAAAATTGTTAGCATTTCAAAACTTTTTGCCGCCCAAGACACTACCATTAGTAATTTGAGGCATTTTGAGCATCTTCAAAAAACTAAAGAAGCCCTCGAAGAAGTGCTAACCGGCCTTGACATGGGTGTTACGGGTGATTTTCTGGCACAGGATATCCGTCTGGCTCTGCATCATCTGGGTGAAATCACCGGCCAAATCACCACCGACGACCTCCTTGCTAATATCTTCGGGAAGTTTTGTATCGGAAAGTAG
- a CDS encoding AAA family ATPase → MNNIDINGYKSIKQLNLKLNPINILIGANGSGKSNFLSFFDFLKQIYNRNLKEFVALKGIDTFLHKGDKETQEISTHLYFRGTNGYSFTIKKGDTGFIFTKEGMWYQNPYYKNPADIASFNNESTLRFQTMQRAKYIRTYINQLAKYHFHDTGENSPFNKESNIENDKFVLYEKGSNLGAFLYFIYLENRVVYNFIIKTIQSIAPYFLDFIFKPEQNGNLKLRWQSKYSSTIYGVNDLSDGTIRFIALSTLFLQPQLPETIIIDEPELGLHPTAIAKLAGLIKSVAAKGCQVIIATQSTDLISHFEPEDIITVDQVNGESIFQRLNSGELKIWLDDYTIDDLWKRNIIQTGQPNFS, encoded by the coding sequence ATGAATAATATAGATATAAATGGATACAAGTCCATAAAGCAACTTAACTTAAAGCTGAATCCAATAAATATACTTATTGGTGCAAACGGTAGCGGTAAAAGTAATTTTTTATCATTCTTTGATTTTTTAAAGCAGATCTACAATCGCAACCTTAAAGAGTTTGTAGCATTAAAAGGTATTGATACTTTTTTACACAAAGGAGACAAAGAAACCCAAGAGATTTCAACGCATCTTTATTTCAGAGGCACAAATGGCTATTCGTTCACAATCAAGAAAGGCGATACAGGTTTTATTTTCACAAAAGAAGGTATGTGGTATCAAAATCCATATTATAAAAACCCTGCCGACATTGCTTCTTTTAATAATGAATCTACTCTTCGTTTTCAAACCATGCAAAGAGCTAAATATATAAGGACATATATTAACCAATTAGCAAAATATCATTTTCACGATACAGGCGAAAATTCACCTTTTAACAAAGAATCTAATATTGAAAATGATAAATTTGTACTTTACGAAAAAGGTAGCAACTTAGGAGCATTTCTTTACTTCATATACCTTGAAAATAGAGTTGTTTATAATTTTATAATAAAAACAATACAAAGCATTGCTCCTTACTTTTTAGATTTTATATTTAAACCTGAGCAAAATGGAAATCTTAAATTACGTTGGCAAAGTAAATACAGTTCTACTATTTACGGTGTAAATGATTTGTCAGATGGTACTATTCGTTTCATTGCTTTATCAACTCTCTTTCTACAGCCTCAGCTGCCTGAAACCATTATCATAGATGAACCTGAGTTGGGTTTACACCCAACGGCTATTGCAAAGTTGGCAGGTCTTATAAAATCAGTTGCAGCAAAAGGTTGCCAGGTAATTATTGCAACCCAATCTACTGACTTAATTAGTCACTTTGAACCAGAAGATATTATTACAGTTGACCAAGTAAACGGTGAAAGTATTTTTCAACGCCTCAATTCAGGTGAGTTAAAAATTTGGTTAGACGACTACACCATTGACGATTTATGGAAAAGAAATATTATTCAAACAGGTCAACCCAATTTTAGTTAA
- a CDS encoding TIGR00266 family protein produces the protein MKSHEIDYKILGEDIQVVEIELDPAETVVAEAGSMLYMEDGITFDTVMGDGSQPNQGFLGKLLQAGSRVLMGESLFMTHFTNRGNGKKKVAFAAPYPGTIKAVNLGEIFQNTLIVQKDAFLCAAMGTSISIHFNKRFGAGLFGGEGFILERITGDGLAFIHSGGVVMEKTLQNETLRIDTGCIVAFEPQLNFDIQSAGGLRSMIFGGEGMFLATLSGTGKVWIQSMPISKLIQRLTPYGGNATKEGGSIIGGLGNIFER, from the coding sequence ATGAAAAGTCATGAAATAGACTATAAGATTTTGGGTGAAGACATCCAGGTCGTAGAGATTGAGCTAGATCCGGCAGAAACTGTGGTTGCCGAGGCTGGTTCAATGTTATATATGGAAGACGGCATCACCTTTGACACTGTGATGGGCGACGGTTCACAACCCAATCAAGGTTTTCTGGGAAAATTATTACAAGCCGGTTCACGGGTCTTGATGGGTGAATCGCTTTTTATGACCCACTTTACCAACCGTGGAAACGGCAAAAAGAAAGTGGCATTTGCTGCACCATATCCCGGCACCATAAAGGCGGTGAATCTGGGTGAGATATTCCAGAACACGTTGATTGTCCAAAAAGATGCTTTCCTGTGTGCGGCCATGGGCACCAGCATTTCGATTCACTTCAACAAGCGATTCGGAGCCGGGCTTTTTGGTGGTGAAGGGTTTATTTTGGAAAGAATCACGGGTGATGGTCTTGCATTTATTCATTCCGGAGGTGTTGTGATGGAGAAAACACTGCAAAACGAAACCCTCAGAATCGATACAGGTTGTATTGTTGCCTTTGAGCCTCAACTTAATTTTGATATCCAGAGTGCCGGTGGCCTCCGCTCCATGATTTTTGGTGGAGAAGGTATGTTTTTGGCTACTTTGAGCGGTACAGGTAAAGTCTGGATTCAATCCATGCCGATTTCAAAACTTATCCAAAGGCTTACTCCTTATGGCGGAAATGCCACCAAAGAAGGCGGAAGTATAATTGGCGGTCTGGGAAATATTTTTGAGCGTTAA
- a CDS encoding DUF1343 domain-containing protein, protein MKENFDVLNDFNRIGLFANQTSYDFSENKYLIEILGEKLRIVFVPEHGFFSELQDQVTLDNASAYKILNPNAEYVSVYGSNKHYSLRFPPFKLLELECLIIDIQDIGVRYFTYITSVFYLFETLKINKIDLPVFVVDRPNPNIGRIEGTPLQEEYKSFIGVAGLPHCYGLSLFDVVKWLKEKVKNKNELFSLPFLEDNWIQPSPNIPSKETCRVYPGMCLVEGTTMSEGRGTTLPFQIFGSPDLRFEDLEKIRKNIEKNSGQIPELKDSWALRPLKFIPTFHKHAKTVCNGFQIHVTNPNFHSLLFGLILLKEISRFLEPEKLWRKGPYEFGNDKTAIELLVGDKVLLEYLFQEINTEDLYGYMRKEEKDWSEKN, encoded by the coding sequence ATGAAAGAGAATTTTGATGTTCTAAATGACTTTAACAGGATCGGACTTTTTGCCAATCAAACCTCCTATGATTTTTCGGAAAATAAATATCTGATTGAGATTTTAGGCGAAAAACTTAGGATAGTATTTGTGCCTGAGCATGGTTTCTTTTCCGAACTACAAGATCAGGTAACATTGGATAATGCTTCTGCGTATAAAATTCTAAATCCCAATGCCGAATATGTTTCAGTTTATGGCAGCAACAAACATTACAGTCTAAGATTTCCGCCTTTTAAATTGCTGGAATTGGAGTGCCTGATTATTGATATTCAGGATATTGGAGTGAGGTATTTTACCTATATCACAAGTGTTTTTTATTTATTTGAAACCCTGAAAATAAACAAAATAGACTTGCCTGTTTTTGTGGTCGACAGGCCAAATCCCAATATTGGAAGGATAGAGGGTACACCCCTCCAGGAAGAATACAAGTCATTTATAGGTGTTGCCGGACTGCCTCATTGTTATGGATTGAGTCTTTTTGATGTCGTAAAATGGCTAAAAGAAAAAGTAAAAAACAAAAATGAGCTTTTCTCTTTACCATTTTTAGAAGATAATTGGATTCAACCTTCTCCCAATATTCCTTCAAAAGAGACTTGCCGGGTTTATCCGGGTATGTGCCTGGTGGAAGGCACCACAATGAGTGAAGGACGGGGAACCACACTTCCATTTCAGATATTTGGTTCGCCAGATTTGCGATTTGAAGATTTGGAAAAAATTAGAAAAAACATCGAAAAAAATTCTGGCCAGATTCCGGAACTTAAAGATAGCTGGGCACTGAGGCCACTGAAATTTATACCAACATTTCATAAACACGCCAAAACCGTTTGCAATGGTTTTCAAATTCATGTAACAAATCCCAATTTTCACTCACTGCTTTTTGGGTTAATATTGTTGAAAGAAATCAGCCGTTTCCTTGAACCCGAAAAACTTTGGCGTAAAGGCCCCTATGAATTTGGTAACGACAAAACTGCTATTGAATTATTGGTGGGGGATAAGGTGTTATTGGAATACCTATTTCAAGAAATAAATACCGAAGACTTGTACGGTTACATGAGGAAAGAAGAGAAGGATTGGAGTGAGAAAAATTGA
- a CDS encoding Gfo/Idh/MocA family oxidoreductase codes for MKDNKQNNGRREFLKTGLLAAGSFFIVPRHVLGKGFLAPSDKLNLASIGAGGKGWSDINNAFNNGANNVVALCDVDFNQAKRAVEKWPNAKKFTDFRVMFEQMKGQIDGVTISAPDHIHGVAAMTAMQNGVHVYVQKPLTHNIYEARMLTEAARKYKIVSQMGNQGASNPGQQQMIEWFKKGMIGTVDTVYVWTNRPVWPQGIPVPKDKPALPESMSAENWDVFIGPAQYVDYHPLYHPFKWRGWWNFGTGALGDMGCHLIDPPFRVLELGYPTEVECSVGQVFTKDWTPEYIPEGCPPSSHVQLKFPASKKNKKDIKMIWTDGGIRPFHPDLIPANDSIGENGSGNGVMMMGSKGIMTCGTYGLTPKVYKNNGEVIEMPKDYATKNPYEKLPEYGHQVAWCDAVKEGFGGKIHQELTSSLDYSGPLTETVLMGNLAIRSYALGKKRTNGGLDFDGRKKLLWDGGNMKITNYDDANQFVGREYREGWKLI; via the coding sequence ATGAAAGATAATAAGCAAAATAATGGTCGGAGGGAGTTTTTGAAAACCGGGCTTTTAGCGGCTGGTTCGTTTTTTATTGTGCCCAGGCACGTGTTAGGGAAAGGGTTTTTAGCACCAAGCGATAAACTTAACCTGGCATCAATAGGAGCAGGTGGAAAAGGCTGGTCCGACATCAATAATGCTTTTAACAATGGTGCCAACAATGTGGTTGCCCTATGTGATGTGGACTTTAACCAGGCCAAAAGAGCTGTGGAGAAATGGCCCAATGCAAAGAAATTTACAGATTTCAGAGTTATGTTTGAGCAGATGAAAGGGCAGATTGACGGCGTTACGATATCAGCACCTGACCATATACATGGAGTAGCAGCCATGACTGCCATGCAAAATGGCGTGCATGTGTATGTGCAAAAACCTCTGACTCACAATATTTATGAAGCCAGAATGCTCACCGAGGCTGCCCGGAAATACAAAATAGTAAGCCAGATGGGTAACCAAGGAGCCTCTAACCCTGGTCAACAACAGATGATTGAGTGGTTTAAGAAAGGAATGATCGGAACTGTAGATACTGTGTATGTATGGACCAACCGCCCGGTGTGGCCACAAGGAATACCTGTTCCTAAAGATAAGCCTGCTCTTCCGGAAAGCATGAGTGCCGAAAACTGGGATGTGTTTATAGGGCCTGCTCAATACGTTGATTATCACCCGCTTTATCATCCGTTTAAGTGGAGAGGTTGGTGGAACTTTGGTACCGGAGCACTGGGCGATATGGGCTGCCACCTGATTGATCCGCCTTTCAGAGTGCTGGAACTCGGCTACCCAACTGAGGTAGAATGTAGCGTAGGGCAGGTGTTTACCAAAGACTGGACACCAGAGTATATACCTGAGGGTTGTCCGCCATCGTCACATGTGCAGCTCAAATTCCCTGCAAGCAAAAAGAATAAAAAAGACATCAAAATGATTTGGACTGATGGAGGTATAAGACCGTTCCATCCCGATTTGATTCCTGCCAATGATTCAATTGGTGAAAATGGCAGTGGCAACGGTGTGATGATGATGGGCTCAAAAGGTATTATGACTTGCGGAACCTATGGTTTGACTCCGAAAGTTTATAAAAACAACGGTGAGGTAATTGAAATGCCAAAAGACTATGCCACTAAAAATCCTTATGAAAAACTACCGGAATATGGGCATCAGGTAGCCTGGTGCGATGCAGTGAAAGAGGGTTTTGGTGGGAAAATCCATCAGGAACTGACTTCTTCACTGGATTATTCAGGTCCATTGACCGAAACTGTTCTGATGGGTAATCTGGCAATCAGGAGTTATGCTTTAGGTAAAAAACGCACCAATGGTGGCCTTGATTTTGATGGTCGTAAAAAGCTTCTTTGGGATGGTGGTAACATGAAAATCACCAATTATGACGACGCCAACCAGTTTGTGGGCCGTGAGTACCGCGAAGGCTGGAAATTGATTTGA
- a CDS encoding DUF4276 family protein, translated as MKRIILICEGPTEQAFTKTNLQVPFISKNIYLQSPLIKASRGGIVKWSKLKEQIETHLKAEPNAYVTTFIDYYGMYDKYLFPQWEEAHTIVDLNQRMEALEQGMLDDIDESLRHRFIPYLQLHEFEGLLFNDINIIKSQIPKDDIVGMPELEKTFADYDNPEMINNNRTTSPSHRLMRIIRGYNKVVYGDILSEAIGLTRIRQKSPRFNNWLTKLECI; from the coding sequence ATGAAAAGAATAATATTGATTTGTGAAGGACCGACAGAACAAGCATTTACAAAAACAAATCTGCAAGTCCCATTTATTTCCAAAAACATATATCTTCAATCGCCATTAATCAAAGCATCAAGAGGAGGAATAGTTAAGTGGAGTAAATTAAAAGAACAAATTGAAACCCACTTAAAGGCCGAGCCAAATGCTTATGTAACAACATTTATTGATTATTATGGGATGTATGATAAATACCTATTTCCACAATGGGAAGAAGCTCATACCATAGTGGACTTAAACCAAAGAATGGAAGCTTTAGAGCAGGGTATGTTAGATGATATAGATGAATCTTTAAGGCATCGTTTTATTCCTTATCTGCAATTACACGAATTTGAAGGCTTACTTTTCAATGATATAAACATCATAAAAAGTCAAATTCCTAAAGATGATATTGTGGGTATGCCTGAACTTGAAAAAACTTTTGCCGATTATGATAATCCGGAAATGATAAACAATAATCGTACTACATCACCAAGCCACAGGTTAATGAGAATAATAAGAGGATATAATAAAGTAGTATATGGTGATATTTTATCAGAAGCAATTGGATTAACACGAATTAGGCAAAAATCCCCACGGTTCAACAATTGGTTAACCAAACTTGAATGCATTTAA
- a CDS encoding DNA-3-methyladenine glycosylase I, whose product MSYCTYCKTLPEGNHHKIYHDTQYGFPIDDDNELFGRLILEINQAGLSWDIILKKQEGFRKAYANYQIKKVAEFDENSFYDLLQNPEIIRNRLKINAAIHNAGVILKLQNEHGSFKNWIEHHHPKTKEEWVKIFKKTFKFTGGEIVNEFLMSTGYLLGAHDPDCETLEKIKNHG is encoded by the coding sequence ATGTCCTATTGCACTTACTGTAAAACCCTCCCTGAAGGCAATCACCACAAAATATATCACGACACCCAATATGGTTTCCCAATTGATGACGATAATGAGCTTTTTGGTCGGCTGATTCTGGAAATCAACCAGGCGGGGCTATCATGGGACATCATCCTGAAAAAACAAGAGGGTTTCAGAAAAGCCTATGCCAATTATCAAATAAAAAAAGTGGCAGAATTTGACGAAAATAGCTTTTACGATTTGCTCCAAAATCCAGAAATTATCCGTAACCGACTTAAAATCAATGCCGCCATCCATAATGCCGGCGTAATCCTGAAACTTCAGAACGAACATGGCAGCTTTAAAAACTGGATAGAGCACCACCACCCAAAAACTAAAGAAGAATGGGTGAAGATTTTCAAAAAAACTTTTAAATTTACCGGAGGAGAGATCGTAAACGAATTCCTTATGAGTACCGGATATTTGCTCGGGGCTCATGACCCTGATTGTGAAACCTTAGAAAAAATAAAAAATCATGGCTAA
- a CDS encoding NUDIX hydrolase produces the protein MKETLENAHKFKLWKSNLEKNGLKINNIEEKFTRYRYNGEVLFSLLMLDAETPEGDKIPPVCFLKGEVVSILICLIDENTLEKYLILVKQRRIADGGYTYEHPAGMVDGTVTPAQIALQEVKEETGIEITADQLQPLENNRRLFPSTGTSDECMYFFYCELLLSKEKIDALNHQNMGTDYEFERITTVVLPFLEAHRKLNNTNGLLLNYLYLSQIKDWELLKKL, from the coding sequence ATGAAAGAAACCCTCGAAAACGCCCATAAATTCAAACTTTGGAAAAGTAATCTTGAGAAAAATGGATTGAAAATTAATAACATAGAGGAGAAATTCACCCGATATCGCTACAATGGCGAAGTGTTGTTTTCGTTGCTCATGCTCGACGCCGAAACCCCTGAAGGCGACAAAATCCCTCCGGTATGTTTCCTAAAAGGCGAAGTAGTGAGTATTTTAATTTGCCTTATTGATGAAAATACATTGGAGAAATATCTGATTTTGGTAAAACAAAGGAGAATTGCAGATGGAGGCTACACCTATGAACATCCTGCCGGAATGGTCGATGGCACAGTTACTCCTGCCCAAATTGCCCTTCAGGAAGTAAAAGAGGAGACTGGAATAGAAATTACCGCAGATCAATTGCAGCCATTGGAAAACAACAGAAGGCTTTTTCCAAGTACCGGAACCAGTGACGAATGTATGTATTTTTTCTATTGTGAACTCTTATTATCAAAGGAAAAAATAGACGCTCTGAATCATCAAAACATGGGAACAGACTACGAATTTGAAAGAATTACAACCGTAGTTTTGCCATTTTTAGAAGCTCACAGAAAATTAAACAATACAAATGGCCTTTTGCTCAATTATTTATATCTTAGCCAAATAAAAGATTGGGAATTACTTAAGAAACTTTGA
- a CDS encoding iron-containing alcohol dehydrogenase, producing the protein MNNFSFQNPVKIVFGKGSIAQLPKLIDKKYKIMLTYGGGSIFKNGVYEQVKKGLEGYNIVEFGGIEPNPTYETLMKAVEMGRSENVDFLLPVGGGSVLDGTKFIAAAIPYQGKDEWNDIVLGAKRYTGALPIGAVLTLPATGSEMNYYAVISRTETQEKYGMGSPVLYPKFSILDPETTFSLPKTQIANGLADAFVHVMEQYLTFDQNTPIQDRFAEGVLSTLIEVAPKVLKEKPEYEDMANYMWAATVALNGWISVGVAQDWATHAIGHEITALHGIDHARTLAVVLPHLMEYKKEQKLSKLVQYGKRVWDINADADQTANLAIEKTAAFFESLGIPSKASAYGIGEETIAEIEKRFAERNQKIGEHADITSTDIRKILELSIG; encoded by the coding sequence ATAAATAATTTTTCGTTTCAGAATCCTGTTAAAATTGTTTTTGGGAAGGGGTCGATAGCACAATTACCCAAGTTGATTGATAAAAAATATAAAATTATGCTCACTTATGGTGGGGGCAGCATATTTAAAAATGGCGTATATGAGCAAGTGAAAAAAGGTTTGGAAGGCTATAATATTGTGGAATTTGGAGGAATAGAACCCAATCCAACTTATGAAACGCTGATGAAGGCAGTGGAAATGGGTAGATCTGAAAATGTTGATTTTTTGCTACCTGTTGGCGGAGGCTCAGTGCTGGACGGTACAAAATTTATTGCTGCCGCTATACCTTATCAGGGAAAAGACGAATGGAATGATATAGTGCTCGGAGCCAAAAGATACACCGGGGCATTGCCGATTGGAGCTGTGCTCACATTACCTGCAACAGGCTCAGAAATGAACTATTATGCAGTAATATCGAGAACCGAAACTCAGGAAAAATACGGTATGGGTAGTCCGGTGTTATATCCAAAATTCTCGATTCTTGACCCCGAAACAACTTTTTCTTTACCAAAAACCCAAATCGCCAATGGCTTAGCTGATGCTTTTGTGCATGTAATGGAGCAATATCTGACTTTTGACCAAAATACCCCAATCCAGGATAGATTTGCTGAAGGAGTACTGAGCACTTTGATAGAAGTGGCTCCAAAAGTGTTGAAAGAAAAACCTGAATACGAAGACATGGCCAATTACATGTGGGCAGCCACTGTGGCATTAAACGGCTGGATATCAGTTGGCGTAGCACAGGACTGGGCTACGCACGCCATCGGGCATGAGATTACGGCACTTCATGGTATCGATCATGCCCGCACACTTGCGGTGGTTTTACCCCATTTGATGGAGTACAAAAAAGAGCAAAAACTTAGCAAATTGGTTCAATATGGTAAACGGGTATGGGATATCAATGCCGATGCTGATCAAACTGCCAATCTGGCCATTGAGAAAACAGCAGCCTTTTTTGAGTCTTTAGGAATACCTTCAAAAGCCTCTGCTTACGGCATTGGAGAGGAAACCATTGCTGAAATTGAAAAACGTTTTGCCGAGAGAAATCAGAAAATAGGAGAACATGCCGATATTACTTCGACAGATATCAGGAAAATTTTGGAATTGAGTATTGGTTGA
- a CDS encoding DUF3820 family protein, whose product MFDKKILIEIVTEDMPFGKYKGTTLSDLPVSYLEWFMRKGGFPPGRLGQQLATVYEIKSNGLQEIITKLKAIYRSKPKARP is encoded by the coding sequence ATGTTTGATAAAAAAATATTAATTGAAATCGTGACTGAAGACATGCCTTTTGGAAAATATAAAGGCACCACTCTTTCAGACCTTCCGGTAAGTTATCTGGAATGGTTTATGAGAAAAGGCGGTTTTCCACCAGGCAGATTGGGACAGCAGCTGGCCACCGTTTATGAAATTAAATCCAATGGATTGCAGGAAATAATTACCAAACTAAAAGCTATCTATCGCTCCAAACCAAAAGCCAGACCTTAA
- a CDS encoding Fic family protein — protein MDRLLKNTRIQFGLKLQEISLTTGIDKALLSKFENGSRIPPEKALFSLSNAYRIPEKKLREEFVIAKIIELVKGFDNPQSVLEKGLDRLNEMDKEILGIFAQVEEKLGSKILRVEKNLKKWLRLSSKDKDFTEELRKKLVLEYIQESCFWFKINVTNEQVVEFLNTRNLEAGLNFTQYLTLVNLKEVLNDITEGRMEDEEFGIIFLENIHQRLYNGIKEASPGKLREMEVPASKQNVLFDEISTLPPEFEDMDKYFKFNNQKSHPILLAMELVYKIMILKPFEIGNERVAFLIFNYILQKKGFPLVVFEGNASNQAKFRNAINAMPSEIGKTMLFEWLLSHLSETLKVQTANLLIKE, from the coding sequence ATGGATCGCCTTCTAAAAAATACCAGAATTCAATTTGGCTTAAAATTACAAGAGATTTCCCTAACTACGGGAATAGATAAGGCTCTTTTGTCAAAATTTGAAAATGGCTCCCGAATTCCACCCGAAAAAGCCCTTTTTTCCCTTTCCAATGCATATAGGATTCCTGAAAAAAAATTAAGAGAAGAATTTGTTATTGCTAAAATTATTGAATTGGTTAAAGGTTTTGATAACCCACAATCAGTTCTGGAGAAAGGTCTGGATAGACTGAATGAAATGGACAAGGAAATACTTGGAATTTTTGCTCAGGTAGAGGAAAAATTAGGAAGTAAGATATTAAGAGTCGAAAAAAATCTAAAGAAATGGCTCCGACTAAGTTCAAAAGACAAAGATTTCACGGAAGAATTAAGAAAGAAACTTGTGCTGGAATATATTCAGGAGTCTTGTTTTTGGTTTAAAATTAACGTTACCAATGAGCAGGTTGTAGAGTTTTTGAACACAAGAAATCTAGAAGCCGGATTAAATTTTACACAGTATTTGACGCTGGTAAATCTGAAAGAGGTTTTGAATGATATTACTGAGGGAAGAATGGAAGATGAAGAATTTGGGATAATTTTTTTGGAAAATATTCATCAGAGACTTTATAATGGCATAAAAGAAGCAAGTCCGGGAAAACTCAGAGAAATGGAAGTGCCGGCCTCCAAACAAAATGTGTTATTCGATGAAATAAGTACTTTACCACCGGAATTTGAAGACATGGACAAGTATTTCAAATTTAATAATCAAAAAAGTCATCCGATTTTATTGGCCATGGAATTGGTGTATAAAATTATGATTTTGAAGCCATTCGAAATTGGAAATGAACGTGTGGCCTTTCTGATTTTTAATTATATTTTGCAAAAGAAAGGTTTTCCATTGGTAGTTTTTGAAGGAAATGCATCAAATCAAGCTAAATTTAGAAACGCAATAAATGCCATGCCATCTGAAATTGGGAAAACGATGCTTTTTGAATGGCTACTATCTCATTTATCTGAAACTTTAAAAGTTCAAACTGCCAATTTGCTGATTAAAGAATGA
- a CDS encoding DUF1801 domain-containing protein: MAKYELKTKVTDTSVLEFLERPENETKYNDSMRLIDIMQEASGEEPKMWGPSIIGFGNYHYKYASGHEGDMCKIGFSPRKDAFSLYLYFDKTEKQELLSRLGKHKAAKGCFYIKKLADIDENVLKEMIEKGIKYFKMEF; this comes from the coding sequence ATGGCTAAATATGAGCTAAAAACCAAAGTTACGGACACTTCAGTGCTTGAGTTTCTGGAAAGACCTGAAAATGAAACCAAATACAACGACTCCATGCGGCTCATTGATATAATGCAGGAAGCCAGCGGCGAGGAACCTAAAATGTGGGGACCCAGTATAATAGGCTTCGGAAATTATCATTATAAATATGCCTCAGGCCATGAAGGCGATATGTGCAAAATAGGTTTTTCACCACGCAAAGACGCCTTTTCACTCTACTTATATTTCGACAAAACCGAAAAACAGGAATTGCTTTCCCGTCTCGGCAAGCACAAAGCCGCCAAAGGTTGTTTTTACATCAAAAAACTAGCAGACATTGATGAAAACGTTCTCAAAGAAATGATTGAGAAAGGGATAAAATATTTTAAGATGGAGTTTTGA